In one window of Nocardioides panacisoli DNA:
- a CDS encoding DUF2867 domain-containing protein, translating to MHRGRTLHTSWRSAHVALAPEVAWQVVASGAHGPQWYADAAPLRIRGLLDRVVRGPARHHPPPGRPLLAPGDPVGLWQVDGVDADERVLALTARVRAPGEVRLEATVTPHGPDGTAATVRMSIAFTPAGALGRGYLVADLPAREAVTELTFRHLIGSLRGD from the coding sequence ATGCATCGAGGCCGCACCCTGCACACCTCCTGGCGTTCGGCGCACGTCGCGTTGGCGCCGGAGGTGGCCTGGCAGGTCGTGGCCTCGGGTGCGCACGGTCCGCAGTGGTACGCCGACGCGGCGCCGTTGCGCATCCGGGGCCTCCTGGACCGGGTGGTGCGCGGTCCTGCCCGCCACCATCCGCCACCGGGTCGCCCGTTGCTCGCACCGGGCGACCCGGTCGGCCTGTGGCAGGTCGACGGGGTCGACGCCGACGAACGCGTGCTCGCGCTCACGGCGCGCGTCCGCGCACCCGGCGAGGTCCGGCTCGAGGCCACCGTCACCCCACACGGCCCGGACGGGACGGCCGCGACGGTCCGGATGAGCATCGCGTTCACGCCTGCCGGCGCCCTCGGTCGTGGCTACCTGGTCGCCGACCTGCCGGCCCGCGAGGCCGTCACCGAGCTCACCTTCCGCCACCTGATCGGTTCGCTCCGCGGGGACTGA
- a CDS encoding TrmH family RNA methyltransferase has protein sequence MPHGPPEVGVGPWEGEWPTGEQYDAELLAHGDRRNVVDRYRYWSMPAIVADLDARRHDFHVAIENWQHDFNIGTIVRSANAFLAREVHIVGNRRWNKRGAMVTDRYQHVRHHPTVGDLREHLASLPDGPVPLLGVDNLPGSAHLETMDLPRSVCFLFGQEGPGLSASAREACEGTFSIAQFGSTRSINASAAAAIAMHAWVRQHADLSGDAAWRG, from the coding sequence ATGCCGCACGGGCCGCCCGAGGTCGGCGTCGGCCCCTGGGAGGGCGAGTGGCCCACCGGTGAGCAGTACGACGCCGAGCTGCTCGCGCACGGCGACCGGCGCAACGTCGTGGACCGCTACCGCTACTGGTCGATGCCGGCCATCGTCGCCGACCTCGACGCCCGGCGGCACGACTTCCACGTCGCGATCGAGAACTGGCAGCACGACTTCAACATCGGCACCATCGTCCGTTCGGCGAACGCCTTCCTCGCCCGGGAGGTGCACATCGTCGGCAACCGACGGTGGAACAAGCGCGGCGCGATGGTGACCGACCGCTACCAGCACGTGCGGCACCACCCGACCGTCGGCGACCTGCGCGAGCACCTCGCCTCGCTGCCGGACGGGCCGGTGCCGCTGCTGGGCGTGGACAACCTGCCCGGCTCGGCGCACCTGGAGACCATGGACCTGCCGCGGTCGGTGTGCTTCCTCTTCGGCCAGGAGGGTCCGGGACTCTCCGCGTCCGCACGCGAGGCGTGCGAGGGCACCTTCTCCATCGCCCAGTTCGGCTCCACCCGCTCGATCAACGCCTCCGCGGCCGCGGCCATCGCGATGCACGCATGGGTGCGCCAGCACGCCGACCTCTCCGGCGACGCCGCCTGGCGGGGGTGA
- a CDS encoding DedA family protein, producing MPEILAVLPALLGMDWLDPDWLLDQFGEHLIWVSLVILFIECGLFFPFLPGDILLFAMGLFIALENIDVVPGPPLVEITAAVVAMAAAAFAGNVTGYEIGRKIGPVIYERDGRIVKRKYFDLTHQFFQRHGPLALVIGRFFAVVRTYITVVAGATDMPRRRFYVWSLVGAVLWVVTLTLLGYNLGRRFPQLGEHLELALILIMVLFAIPMVWEYFRNRKHAHETH from the coding sequence GTGCCTGAGATCCTCGCCGTGCTTCCGGCGCTGCTCGGCATGGACTGGCTCGATCCCGACTGGCTGCTGGACCAGTTCGGCGAGCACCTGATCTGGGTCAGCCTCGTCATCCTCTTCATCGAGTGCGGGCTCTTCTTCCCCTTCCTGCCCGGCGACATCCTGCTGTTCGCGATGGGGCTCTTCATCGCCCTCGAGAACATCGACGTCGTCCCCGGTCCCCCACTGGTCGAGATCACCGCAGCGGTGGTGGCGATGGCGGCAGCGGCCTTCGCGGGCAACGTCACCGGCTACGAGATCGGGCGCAAGATCGGGCCGGTGATCTACGAGCGCGACGGGCGCATCGTCAAGCGCAAGTACTTCGACCTCACCCACCAGTTCTTCCAGCGCCACGGTCCGCTCGCGCTGGTGATCGGCCGGTTCTTCGCCGTGGTGCGCACCTACATCACCGTCGTCGCCGGGGCCACCGACATGCCGCGCCGCCGGTTCTACGTGTGGAGCCTCGTGGGGGCGGTGCTGTGGGTCGTGACGCTGACACTGCTCGGCTACAACCTGGGCCGCCGGTTCCCCCAGCTCGGTGAGCACCTCGAGCTCGCCCTGATCCTCATCATGGTGCTCTTCGCGATCCCGATGGTGTGGGAGTACTTCCGCAACCGCAAGCACGCCCACGAGACGCACTAG
- a CDS encoding DUF368 domain-containing protein translates to MAEPAAAPARSRLLLPLDLLRGFLIGLAELVPGVSGGTVALVTGVYEQLIGSASHALVALKRLALGPDRLAGFRAEVRRTDWWLVVPVLLGMATAVATVAGTMEGFVTDHPEHARGLFFGLVAASVAVPLRMLGGPPATVAEQIREAAVVVGAAVLAYLLIGLAVGGDAGSPPMWVVFLAAAVAICALAVPGVSGSFFLLAVGLYTTTLTAVDERDLGYLAVFAAGALIGLGSFVQLLRYLLERHRRVTLLAMAGLMVGSLRALWPWQSVAEGAAEEAHGPGELLAPYPPTAGPVLLVAIGVAVVVALIVVESRASRRHAER, encoded by the coding sequence GTGGCTGAGCCCGCTGCCGCGCCCGCACGGTCGCGGCTGCTGCTGCCGCTGGACCTGCTGCGCGGCTTCCTCATCGGGCTCGCCGAGCTCGTCCCCGGTGTCTCCGGCGGCACCGTCGCGCTGGTGACGGGGGTCTACGAGCAGCTCATCGGGTCCGCCTCCCACGCGCTGGTGGCGCTGAAGCGGCTCGCGCTCGGTCCGGACCGGCTCGCGGGCTTCCGTGCGGAGGTACGCCGTACCGACTGGTGGCTCGTGGTGCCGGTGCTGCTGGGCATGGCGACCGCCGTGGCCACCGTGGCCGGCACGATGGAGGGCTTCGTCACCGACCACCCCGAGCACGCCCGGGGTCTCTTCTTCGGCCTGGTCGCGGCCAGCGTCGCCGTCCCGCTGCGGATGCTGGGCGGGCCGCCGGCCACCGTGGCCGAGCAGATCCGTGAGGCGGCCGTCGTCGTCGGCGCCGCCGTGCTGGCCTACCTGTTGATCGGGCTCGCCGTCGGTGGCGACGCCGGCTCGCCGCCGATGTGGGTGGTGTTCCTCGCGGCGGCGGTCGCGATCTGCGCCCTGGCGGTGCCCGGCGTGTCCGGGTCGTTCTTCCTGCTCGCGGTCGGCCTCTACACCACGACCCTCACCGCGGTCGACGAGCGCGACCTCGGCTACCTGGCCGTCTTCGCTGCCGGCGCACTGATCGGTCTGGGCTCGTTCGTGCAGCTGCTGCGCTACCTGCTGGAGCGGCACCGCCGCGTGACGCTGCTGGCGATGGCGGGCCTGATGGTCGGTTCGCTGCGCGCCCTGTGGCCGTGGCAGTCCGTCGCCGAGGGAGCTGCGGAGGAGGCGCACGGCCCGGGGGAGCTGCTGGCGCCGTACCCGCCCACCGCGGGCCCGGTGCTGCTGGTCGCGATCGGCGTCGCCGTGGTCGTCGCGCTGATCGTGGTGGAGTCGCGGGCGTCGCGCCGTCACGCCGAGCGCTGA
- the pyrE gene encoding orotate phosphoribosyltransferase — translation MTATDPDLAADIDAACRLTGEFTLRSGQVSHEYFDKYLFEADPLLLARVAREVAQLLPHDTELLGGLEMGGIPIATAVSQLLGLPTLFVRKEAKQYGTCKLAEGPAYDGKRVTLVEDVITTGGAVRDATRELRAGGAVVDHVVCAIDRSPEGENPLADVELTVHSVLTKADLDAARG, via the coding sequence GTGACCGCGACCGACCCGGACCTCGCCGCCGACATCGACGCCGCCTGCCGCCTGACCGGTGAGTTCACCCTCCGCTCGGGCCAGGTCAGCCACGAGTACTTCGACAAGTACCTCTTCGAGGCCGACCCGTTGCTCCTCGCGCGGGTCGCCCGTGAGGTCGCCCAGCTGCTGCCGCACGACACCGAGCTGCTCGGTGGGCTGGAGATGGGCGGCATCCCCATCGCCACGGCGGTGAGCCAGCTGCTCGGCCTGCCGACGCTGTTCGTGCGCAAGGAGGCCAAGCAGTACGGCACCTGCAAGCTCGCCGAGGGGCCGGCGTACGACGGCAAGCGGGTGACGCTGGTCGAGGACGTGATCACCACCGGCGGGGCCGTGCGGGACGCGACGCGCGAGCTGCGTGCCGGCGGCGCCGTCGTCGACCACGTCGTGTGCGCCATCGACCGCAGCCCCGAGGGCGAGAACCCGCTGGCCGACGTGGAGCTCACCGTGCACTCGGTGCTGACCAAGGCCGACCTGGACGCCGCACGTGGCTGA
- a CDS encoding pyridoxal phosphate-dependent aminotransferase, which translates to MRIGARRLDGIPPTIFAEMSALAVRTGAINIGQGFPDVDGPPEVVARAVAALQDGANQYAPGVGVPALREAVARHQQRHYGIELDPDTEVVATTGCTEGIAAAILGLVDPGDEVIVMEPYYDSYPAMLQFAGAVRRPVTLRPPHFRLDVDELAGAVTDRTRMILLNTPHNPTGTVLGRDELEAVARLAIEHDLLVVTDEVYEHLTFDDAEHVPLSTLPGMRDRTLTLSSAGKSYSFTGWKVGWATGPAPLVRALIGAKQWLTFTSGAPLQPAIALALDEHPDFPRQLADSLQQRRDLLVDGLSRAGLTAYVPQGTYFATTDVSHLGWDSGMDFCLALPERAGVVAVPAEVFYDDPDAPGAGRQLVRWAFCKEAEVIDRAADKLAAADLSA; encoded by the coding sequence GTGCGCATCGGAGCCCGCCGCCTCGACGGCATCCCGCCGACCATCTTCGCCGAGATGTCCGCACTCGCCGTGCGGACCGGAGCCATCAACATCGGGCAGGGCTTCCCCGACGTGGACGGGCCGCCCGAGGTCGTCGCCCGCGCGGTCGCGGCGTTGCAGGACGGCGCCAACCAGTACGCCCCCGGCGTCGGGGTGCCGGCCCTGCGCGAGGCGGTCGCGCGCCACCAGCAGCGGCACTACGGCATCGAGCTCGACCCCGACACCGAAGTGGTCGCCACGACCGGCTGCACCGAGGGTATCGCCGCCGCGATCCTGGGCCTGGTCGACCCCGGCGACGAGGTCATCGTCATGGAGCCCTACTACGACTCCTACCCCGCGATGCTCCAGTTCGCCGGCGCCGTACGCCGCCCGGTCACCCTGCGGCCGCCGCACTTCCGGCTCGACGTCGACGAGCTCGCCGGCGCGGTCACGGACCGGACGCGGATGATCCTGCTCAACACGCCGCACAACCCGACCGGCACGGTGCTGGGCCGCGACGAGCTCGAGGCGGTCGCGCGCCTCGCGATCGAGCACGACCTGCTCGTGGTCACCGACGAGGTCTACGAGCACCTCACCTTCGACGACGCCGAGCACGTGCCGCTCTCGACGCTGCCGGGGATGCGCGACCGCACCCTGACGCTGTCCAGCGCCGGCAAGTCCTACTCCTTCACCGGCTGGAAGGTCGGCTGGGCCACCGGGCCCGCACCGCTGGTGCGTGCCCTCATCGGTGCCAAGCAGTGGCTGACCTTCACCTCCGGCGCACCGCTGCAGCCGGCGATCGCGCTGGCCCTGGACGAGCACCCCGACTTCCCGCGCCAGCTGGCCGACAGCCTCCAGCAGCGACGCGACCTGCTGGTCGACGGCCTCTCGCGGGCCGGGCTGACGGCGTACGTGCCACAGGGGACGTACTTCGCGACGACCGACGTGTCACACCTGGGCTGGGACAGCGGGATGGACTTCTGCCTCGCCCTGCCCGAGCGGGCGGGCGTGGTCGCCGTGCCCGCGGAGGTCTTCTACGACGACCCCGACGCGCCGGGCGCCGGGCGCCAGCTGGTGCGGTGGGCGTTCTGCAAGGAGGCCGAGGTCATCGACCGCGCCGCGGACAAGCTGGCGGCGGCCGACCTCAGCGCCTGA
- the clpB gene encoding ATP-dependent chaperone ClpB, with the protein MSQFSAEKFTTRSREAIEAAQLAATTSGHSHTEPVHLLATLLGQAEGTARALVTKAGVDADALTRRADEAVRALPSASGTTVAQPTASAALTRVLAAALESATSLKDDYVATEHLLIALAGVESGAQQLLTDAGLSESGLRDGLTSVRGNRRVTSPDAESTYEALEKYSVDLTEAAEAGRLDPVIGRDAEIRRVVQVLSRRTKNNPVLIGDPGVGKTAVVEGLAQRVVDGDVPDSLKGRRVLALDLAAMVAGAKYRGEFEERLKAVLEEIKDAGGRVITFIDELHTVVGAGASGEGAMDAGNMLKPMLARGELHMIGATTLDEYRENIEKDAALERRFQQVLVGEPSVEDTVQILRGIQEKYEAHHGVRITDAALVAAATLSDRYITGRQLPDKAIDLVDEAASRLRMEIESSPEEIDQLRRQVDRMKMEEFSLAKEEDDASLERLATLRGELADREEELRALEVRWEQEKATLEGEGELRRQLDQLRSEAEKLQREGDLGKASEILYGQIPQLEKQLAEVSTGSTNGQSVVEPVETPLVGEEVGAEQVAEVIEAWTGIPTGRMLQGETAKLLEMESVLGERLIGQRRAVAAVSDAVRRARAGISDPDRPTGSFLFLGPTGVGKTELAKSLADFLFDDDRAIVRIDMSEYAEKHSVARLVGAPPGYVGHDEGGQLTEAVRRRPYSVVLLDEVEKAHPEVFDILLQVLDDGRLTDGQGRTVDFRNTLLILTSNLGSHHLVDPTTTAEQKQESVMATVRQSFKPEFLNRLDEIVTFDALDKDDLGEIVRLQLALLERRLAVRRISIEVTDAARDWLAETGYDPAYGARPLRRLIQTAIGDPLARMLLSGEVGDGGAVTVERGEDGLTLKV; encoded by the coding sequence ATGAGCCAGTTCTCGGCCGAGAAGTTCACCACCCGCAGCCGTGAGGCGATCGAGGCTGCCCAGCTCGCCGCCACCACGAGCGGCCACTCCCACACCGAACCCGTCCACCTCCTCGCCACCCTCCTGGGGCAGGCCGAGGGCACCGCGCGGGCGCTGGTGACCAAGGCCGGCGTCGACGCCGACGCCCTCACCCGCCGCGCCGACGAGGCCGTGCGCGCCCTCCCCAGCGCGAGCGGCACGACCGTCGCCCAGCCCACCGCCTCGGCCGCCCTCACCCGCGTGCTCGCCGCAGCCCTGGAGTCGGCGACCTCGCTCAAGGACGACTACGTCGCCACCGAGCACCTGCTCATCGCGTTGGCCGGCGTCGAGTCCGGCGCCCAGCAGCTGCTCACCGACGCCGGCCTCAGCGAGTCCGGCCTCCGCGACGGCCTCACCTCCGTGCGCGGCAACCGTCGCGTCACCAGCCCCGACGCCGAGTCCACCTACGAGGCGCTGGAGAAGTACTCCGTCGACCTCACCGAGGCGGCCGAGGCCGGGCGCCTCGACCCGGTGATCGGCCGCGACGCCGAGATCCGCCGCGTCGTGCAGGTGCTGAGCCGACGCACCAAGAACAACCCCGTCCTCATCGGCGACCCCGGCGTCGGCAAGACCGCCGTCGTCGAGGGCCTCGCGCAGCGTGTCGTCGACGGCGACGTCCCCGACAGCCTCAAGGGCCGCCGGGTGCTGGCGCTCGACCTCGCCGCGATGGTGGCCGGCGCGAAGTACCGCGGTGAGTTCGAGGAGCGGCTCAAGGCCGTGCTGGAGGAGATCAAGGACGCCGGCGGCCGGGTCATCACCTTCATCGACGAGCTGCACACCGTCGTCGGTGCCGGCGCCTCGGGCGAGGGCGCCATGGACGCCGGCAACATGCTCAAGCCCATGCTGGCGCGCGGCGAGCTGCACATGATCGGTGCCACGACGCTGGACGAGTACCGCGAGAACATCGAGAAGGACGCCGCGCTCGAGCGCCGCTTCCAGCAGGTCCTGGTCGGCGAGCCCAGCGTCGAGGACACCGTGCAGATCCTGCGCGGCATCCAGGAGAAGTACGAGGCCCACCACGGAGTCCGCATCACCGACGCCGCGCTGGTCGCCGCCGCCACGCTGTCCGACCGCTACATCACCGGCCGCCAGCTCCCCGACAAGGCCATCGACCTCGTCGACGAGGCCGCCAGCCGGCTGCGCATGGAGATCGAGTCCTCCCCCGAGGAGATCGACCAGCTCCGCCGCCAGGTCGACCGGATGAAGATGGAGGAGTTCTCGCTGGCCAAGGAGGAGGACGACGCCTCCCTCGAGCGGTTGGCGACCCTCCGCGGCGAGCTCGCCGACCGCGAGGAGGAGCTCCGCGCGCTGGAGGTCCGCTGGGAGCAGGAGAAGGCCACCCTCGAGGGCGAGGGCGAGCTCCGTCGTCAGCTCGACCAGCTGCGCAGCGAGGCCGAGAAGCTGCAGCGCGAGGGTGACCTCGGCAAGGCCAGCGAGATCCTCTACGGCCAGATCCCGCAGCTGGAGAAGCAACTCGCAGAGGTCTCGACAGGCTCGACCAACGGGCAGTCGGTGGTTGAACCTGTCGAAACCCCCCTGGTCGGCGAGGAGGTCGGCGCCGAGCAGGTCGCCGAGGTCATCGAGGCCTGGACCGGCATCCCCACCGGTCGCATGCTGCAGGGCGAGACCGCCAAGCTGCTGGAGATGGAGTCGGTCCTGGGCGAGCGGCTCATCGGCCAGCGGCGCGCCGTCGCGGCCGTCAGCGACGCCGTACGCCGTGCCCGGGCGGGGATCTCCGACCCGGACCGGCCGACGGGATCGTTCCTCTTCCTCGGCCCCACAGGCGTCGGCAAGACCGAGCTGGCCAAGTCGCTGGCCGACTTCCTCTTCGACGACGACCGCGCGATCGTGCGCATCGACATGAGCGAGTATGCCGAGAAGCACTCGGTGGCGCGCCTGGTCGGCGCACCCCCGGGCTACGTCGGCCACGACGAGGGCGGCCAGCTCACCGAGGCGGTGCGACGCCGCCCCTACAGCGTCGTGCTGCTCGACGAGGTCGAGAAGGCCCACCCCGAGGTGTTCGACATCCTGCTGCAGGTCCTCGACGACGGCCGGTTGACCGACGGGCAGGGCCGCACCGTCGACTTCCGCAACACGCTGCTGATCCTCACCAGCAACCTCGGCTCGCACCACCTGGTCGACCCGACGACGACTGCGGAGCAGAAGCAGGAGTCGGTGATGGCGACGGTGCGGCAGAGCTTCAAGCCGGAGTTCCTCAACCGCCTCGACGAGATCGTCACCTTCGACGCGCTCGACAAGGACGACCTCGGCGAGATCGTGCGCCTGCAGCTCGCGCTGCTCGAGCGGCGACTGGCCGTGCGTCGGATCAGCATCGAGGTCACCGACGCCGCGCGCGACTGGCTCGCCGAGACCGGCTACGACCCGGCGTACGGCGCCCGCCCGCTGCGACGCCTCATCCAGACCGCCATCGGGGACCCGCTGGCGCGGATGCTGCTCTCCGGTGAGGTCGGCGACGGCGGTGCGGTCACCGTGGAGCGTGGCGAGGACGGGCTCACGCTGAAGGTGTGA
- a CDS encoding GcvT family protein: protein MTQVPASADIVVIGAGIVGNSLVHHLARLGWRDVVLVDKGPLPNPGGSTGHASNFIFPVDHSREITDLTLDSVRQYRELGVFTRSGGFELARTEERMEELRRRMSSARAWGIEAELVSPELVRELVPYVETDQFLGAFWTPGVGVVDSLQAGTLMRDAAIEAGALTVAPNVEVTGLDVEDGRVRRVRTDRGDIETAYVVIACGVWSPKIGDMAGVSIPLTPTVHQMVSIGPCPQFAERPGEINFPIIRDMDNYCYERQHGADVEVGSYAHRAILHEPEDIPSIDRAKLSPTEMPFTSDDFDPQLEQAFELMPDLLGADGAELRYAINGLLSLTADGSPILGESPVKGLWTAAAVWIKEGPGVGRAVAEWLTHGHSEIDLHGSDIARFHPHQFRREHTRLRAGESFIKTYGIVHPAEQYESDRDRRLSPMHESQQKLGAVFFEAGGWERPHWYESNADLLATYGAAVMPREHEWDARWWSPVINAEHLRMREAAGVIDLSAFQVFDLTGPDALATVEHTCVARCDVPVGKVVYTPVLDAAGGFKADLTVMRLAEDTFRVVTGAAHGRADMQWFRDAVTVAATRSRQARPTAILDTVLTDRTDEISTIGLWGPRARDILAALTSDDVSHEGFGMLTCREIAVATGAAEVPVLASRISYVGELGWELHAPRGGAAAVWDALLEEGAAYDARPVGIGVYGTTGRIEKGYRAYGAELDSERTVVEAGMQRPKVKAADFVGKEPYLRQRDEAPRTVLCTLTVEDHTSRSGTERYMLGGEPILARDGSPLTDGHGRHPYATSAGSAPSLGRHVLLAYLPPAEAVIGNELLVSYMEEHYPVTVRSIDATALFDPDNERIR, encoded by the coding sequence ATGACCCAGGTCCCCGCCTCGGCCGACATCGTCGTGATCGGCGCCGGCATCGTCGGCAACTCGCTGGTGCACCACTTGGCGCGCCTGGGGTGGCGCGACGTCGTCCTCGTCGACAAGGGACCGCTGCCCAACCCGGGCGGTTCGACCGGCCACGCCTCGAACTTCATCTTCCCCGTCGACCACTCCCGCGAGATCACCGACCTGACGCTCGACTCGGTGCGGCAGTACCGCGAGCTCGGCGTGTTCACCCGGTCCGGCGGCTTCGAGCTCGCCCGCACCGAGGAACGCATGGAGGAACTGCGACGACGGATGTCCAGCGCCCGCGCCTGGGGCATCGAGGCCGAGCTCGTGTCGCCGGAACTCGTCCGGGAGCTGGTGCCCTACGTCGAGACCGACCAGTTCCTCGGCGCCTTCTGGACGCCGGGCGTCGGCGTCGTCGACTCGTTGCAGGCCGGCACCCTGATGCGCGACGCGGCGATCGAGGCCGGCGCCCTCACCGTCGCGCCCAACGTCGAGGTCACCGGACTCGACGTCGAGGACGGTCGGGTCCGTCGCGTCCGCACCGACCGCGGCGACATCGAGACGGCGTACGTCGTCATCGCCTGCGGCGTCTGGAGCCCGAAGATCGGCGACATGGCCGGCGTCAGCATCCCGCTCACCCCGACCGTGCACCAGATGGTCAGCATCGGCCCGTGCCCACAGTTCGCCGAGCGCCCCGGGGAGATCAACTTCCCGATCATCCGCGACATGGACAACTACTGCTACGAACGCCAGCACGGCGCCGACGTCGAGGTCGGGTCGTATGCCCACCGGGCGATCCTCCACGAGCCCGAGGACATCCCCTCCATCGACCGGGCCAAGCTCTCCCCCACCGAGATGCCCTTCACCTCCGACGACTTCGACCCCCAGCTCGAGCAGGCCTTCGAGCTGATGCCCGACCTGCTCGGCGCCGACGGTGCGGAGCTGCGCTACGCCATCAACGGCCTGCTCTCCCTCACCGCCGACGGCTCCCCCATCCTCGGCGAGAGCCCGGTCAAGGGACTCTGGACCGCCGCCGCGGTCTGGATCAAGGAGGGCCCCGGCGTCGGCCGCGCCGTCGCGGAGTGGCTCACCCACGGCCACAGCGAGATCGACCTCCACGGCAGCGACATCGCCCGCTTCCACCCCCACCAGTTCCGCCGCGAACACACCCGGCTGCGGGCCGGCGAGTCCTTCATCAAGACCTACGGGATCGTGCACCCCGCCGAGCAGTACGAGTCCGACCGGGACCGACGCCTCTCCCCCATGCACGAGTCGCAGCAGAAGCTCGGCGCGGTGTTCTTCGAGGCCGGCGGCTGGGAGCGCCCCCACTGGTACGAGTCCAACGCCGACCTGCTCGCGACGTACGGCGCCGCGGTCATGCCGCGCGAGCACGAGTGGGACGCGCGCTGGTGGAGCCCGGTCATCAACGCCGAGCACCTGCGGATGCGCGAGGCCGCCGGCGTCATCGACCTCAGCGCCTTCCAGGTCTTCGACCTCACCGGACCCGACGCGCTCGCCACGGTCGAGCACACCTGCGTGGCCAGGTGCGACGTCCCGGTCGGCAAGGTCGTCTACACCCCCGTCCTCGACGCCGCCGGCGGGTTCAAGGCCGACCTCACCGTCATGCGCCTCGCCGAGGACACCTTCCGCGTCGTCACCGGTGCCGCCCACGGACGGGCGGACATGCAGTGGTTCCGCGATGCGGTGACCGTGGCGGCGACACGGTCTCGACAGGCTCGACCAACGGCGATCCTCGACACCGTGTTGACCGACCGCACGGACGAGATCTCCACGATCGGGCTGTGGGGTCCCCGGGCACGCGACATCCTGGCCGCGCTCACCAGCGACGACGTGTCCCACGAGGGCTTCGGCATGCTCACCTGCCGCGAGATCGCCGTCGCAACCGGCGCGGCCGAGGTACCCGTGCTGGCCTCGCGGATCTCCTACGTCGGCGAGCTCGGCTGGGAGCTCCACGCGCCCCGTGGCGGCGCCGCCGCGGTGTGGGACGCCCTGCTCGAGGAGGGGGCGGCGTACGACGCCCGCCCGGTCGGCATCGGCGTCTACGGCACGACCGGTCGGATCGAGAAGGGCTACCGCGCCTACGGCGCCGAGCTCGACTCCGAGCGGACCGTCGTCGAGGCCGGCATGCAGCGCCCGAAGGTGAAGGCCGCGGACTTCGTGGGCAAGGAGCCCTACCTGCGCCAGCGCGACGAGGCGCCGCGCACCGTGCTGTGCACCCTCACCGTCGAGGACCACACCTCGAGGTCGGGGACCGAGCGCTACATGCTCGGCGGCGAGCCCATCCTCGCCCGCGACGGCAGCCCGCTGACCGACGGCCACGGGCGCCACCCCTACGCGACCTCGGCCGGGTCGGCACCGTCGCTGGGGCGACACGTGTTGCTGGCCTACCTACCACCGGCCGAGGCCGTGATCGGCAACGAGCTGCTCGTCTCCTACATGGAGGAGCACTACCCGGTGACGGTGCGCTCGATCGACGCCACCGCGCTGTTCGACCCCGACAACGAGCGCATCCGATGA
- a CDS encoding electron transfer flavoprotein subunit beta/FixA family protein yields MTDVLVCIKRVADATGEVVLTEDAQAVDGRHAGFTVSAHEECAVELAVRAAHATTGTATVVTVGSDDAVDQLRAALSVGCTAATHVHADPTTYGPRDVAAELAEVVRAHTAAGRPHDLVLLGNDAADSGDFQVGIRLAHELGWPVVNGAVTVEVEDDDVVARVHASSGHETYRVPLPAVVTVLEGGVEPRYPSVPGRMRARKVEVEDRKPVTDFGGASRVRLRLPPPQPSEVQVLGDGPGAAPALVDLLEQLGVLR; encoded by the coding sequence ATGACCGACGTCCTGGTCTGCATCAAGCGCGTCGCCGACGCGACCGGCGAGGTCGTCCTCACCGAGGACGCGCAGGCTGTCGACGGTCGCCACGCCGGGTTCACCGTCAGCGCCCACGAGGAGTGCGCCGTCGAGCTCGCCGTGCGTGCCGCCCACGCCACGACCGGGACGGCGACCGTCGTGACGGTCGGCAGCGACGACGCGGTCGACCAGCTCCGGGCGGCCCTCTCGGTCGGGTGCACCGCCGCGACCCACGTCCACGCCGACCCGACGACCTACGGTCCGCGGGACGTGGCGGCCGAGCTCGCCGAGGTGGTGCGCGCCCACACGGCAGCGGGTCGACCCCACGACCTCGTGCTGCTCGGCAACGACGCGGCCGACAGCGGCGACTTCCAGGTCGGCATCCGGCTCGCCCACGAGCTCGGGTGGCCGGTGGTCAACGGCGCCGTCACCGTCGAGGTCGAGGACGACGACGTGGTCGCGCGCGTCCATGCCTCCAGCGGCCACGAGACCTACCGCGTCCCCCTGCCGGCCGTGGTGACGGTCCTCGAGGGCGGCGTCGAGCCGCGGTACCCGTCGGTGCCGGGCCGCATGCGGGCCCGGAAGGTGGAGGTCGAGGACCGCAAGCCGGTCACCGACTTCGGTGGCGCGAGTCGGGTGCGGCTGCGGCTCCCCCCGCCCCAACCGAGCGAGGTGCAGGTGCTCGGCGACGGCCCCGGCGCTGCGCCCGCACTCGTCGACCTCCTCGAACAGCTGGGGGTGCTGCGGTGA